The segment CGACCTTGTCCTCGCCGGGGAACGGGAGCGGGCGCAGCGCGAGTTCTCCGACGGCAGGGCGCTGGCCTGGACGCAGTCCTTCCATCCGGGGCACGTGCTGCACGTGGACACTGCAGCCGAGGCACAAGCGGTGGAGGGCTACCGCCGGGTCACCGACTTCGCCACGGGCGAGGTGCGGGTCACCTGGTCCGACGGGGAGCGGGAGTGGGCACGGCGTGCGTTCGTGTCGCGCACCGATGCCGTCGCGGTCGTCGAGATCACCGGTCCGCGGCTCGACCTGGCCATTCGGCTCTCCGGCGACCTGCCCGGCCGCCCGCCGGAGGTCACCTTCACGACGTCCGCGCGGTCCGCCTCGGACGATGAGGCGTCGCTCGCCGTCGTGGGGGCGTATCCGCCTGGTCCCGGTGCGGCGGGATTCGCCGGCGTCACCCGGGCCGTCATCACGGGTGGCCGGGTCACGGCAGAGGGGGACGTGGTCAGTGTCGAGGCAGCGACGCGTGTGCTCCTGCTGACCCGGATGGACCGGTCGGCGCCCCTTCCCGACATTGACGTGCTCGGTGCGGCTCTGGCCGAACTGCCCGCCGACTACGACGAGTTGCTCGCCCGCCATTCGCCCGTTCACGGCGAGCTCTACGCCCGCGCCGAACTCGACCTGAGCATGGCCGACAGCGACCGCGGCCTCCCCGTGGGCGAGCTGATCGCCCGCGCCGACCCCAAGGGGCTGGACGGCGCGCTGGTCGAGGCCATGTTCCATTCCGGCCGCTATCTGCTGCTCAGCTCCAGCGGAGTCCTTCCGCCCCGGCTGACCGGGCTGTGGCTGGGCGAGTGGGGAGCGGCCTGGTCCGGCGACTACACCACTGACGCCAACATCAACCTCCAGATGGCCGGAGCCGTCCTCACCGGCATGCCCGAGCTGATCGCTCCGTACGCCGCGCTGATCGGCGGGCAGATCGAGGACTGGCGCACCAACGCCCGCACGATCTACGGCGCCCGCGGAGTGCTCGCGCCCAGCCGCACCGACGGCGAGCACGGGCTGCTCTTCCACCTCGACGACGACTGGCCCTGGACCATGTGGCTGGCGGGCGCGGACTGGCTGCTCTTCCCGCTGTACGAGTACTGGCAGGCGACCGGCGACGACGACTTCCTCGCCCGTACCCTCGCCCCCTGGCTCGTCGAGGCCGCCGTCTTCTTCGAGGACTTCCTCACCCGCGAGGACGACGACGGACACCTCGTCATCGTCCCGTCCTACTCCCCGGAGGTCGGCCCCAAGAACGAACGGGGCGCGGCCGGGGTCAACGCCACCATGGACATCGCAGCGGCCCGCCACGCGCTCACCACCGCCGCCGACGCCTGTACGCACCTCGGCATCGAGCAGGCCGCGACCGTCCGCTGGCGCGTACTGGCCGAGCGACTGCCGCCGTACCGCGTCGACGACCACGGGGCCCTCGCCGAGTGGGCATGGCCCGGACTGGAAACCGCCGACGACCATCGCCACATCAGCCACCTCTACCCCGTGTGGCCACTGCACGCCATCACCCCCGACGACACCCCCGAGCTGGCCGCCGCCGCCCGCGAAGCCCTGCTGCGGCGTGGTGACGAGAACATCTCCGCGCACGGCAGCCTGCACCGCGCCCTGTGCGCGGCACGCCTGAAGGACAGCGAAACGACCCGGACCAACGTCCTCAAGATCCTGGGCCGGAACATGGTCTTCCGGTCACTGATGACCTCGCACAACCCCGATCTGGACATCTACAACGCCGACGCCGCCCACTGTCTGCCGGCCGTGGTCGTGGAGATGCTCCTCGACTCCCGGCCCGGGGTCGTGGAACTCCTGCCCGCCCGGCCCCCGGAGTGGCGGTCCGGCAGCCTGCGGGGCATCGCCACGCGTGCCGGAGTGAGTGTCGACGAGCTGACCTGGGACGTGACGGCAGGCTTCGCCCGGGTGGTTCTCACGTCGCCGATCGAGCGAGACGTCACCCTCGTGTGCCGTGGTACCGCCGACCGACGGCAGACCGTTCACCTGCTGCCGCACTCCCCCACCACGGTGACCGTCACACTCGCCTGACCCACGAGGGGCGGGCCCACCTTCCGGAGCAGCTCCAACACAGCTCACGCGTCGTCGCACTCACCGGCGCCGCGATCCAGGCCGCCATAGACCGCGCATGATGCCGTTCCGCCAGGTGTTGGCGGCCCGCGATTTCGCTGAGCTCGCGGCTCACCGCCAGAGCCACAACCGGATCGCGGCGACGGTGACCGTCCCGTGCAAGACGTAGGCCCTCTTGTCGAAGTCTGCGGGGGCGAACCGGCTGTGACCTGCTGGGACGGGTTGCAGAGGCGATCGGAGGCGCCGCGGGGCCGTCGCCGGCGAGCAGTACCACCCCGCTGGGTGGCCCCGGTTCGACGCTCTCGCGTATGTCCTGAGTGGCCTTGGTGAATCGTCCGCTCGACGCCGTACAAGCCGTAGCCTCACCGGCGGTCGCCTGGGTGGTCGGGAACAGCACCCGCCGTCTGGCCGACACCGACCGGCAGCTGGTGGCCGTGACCGCACAGCTGCGCCGGGAGCAGGAGGCCCGGGCGGGGCGGTCGGTGGCCATGGCGGTCGAGGTAGCGGCCTGCGTAAAAGGCGACGCAAGTGGCCAGGGAGGCCGCGAACAGCTCGGTCGGGGTGGGCGCGGTGTCATCACCACCGGTCTCGGCAGCCGGCTGGTCGACGAGCAGCCGGTGACCGCGTACGCAGGCGGTGTATGCCTCCCCGGCGACGTAGCTGACGTCGATCCGCTGCCGCGTTCCGGTTCAGCGCGGCCGAGCTGGGGCCGGGAGGCGCCGGTAGTACCGAAGGAGGTCCGTTCGGCACTGAGGCGAGCCCTGTGTCGAGTACACCCTCCGGGGCATTTTGCGCCGCGATCCGGCGTGACTGCGGGGCTGCCACAGTCGGGCCACGGCTCGGTGAACACCGGTCCGGTATACCCCTACGGGTACGGGGTGAGGGCCCTTCGGCCCCTCACTCCCCACCACCCGCCCGCCGACAGTGGGGGCATGGACACGCGCATCGTCATCATGGGAAGCGGCACGGCAGGCACGCTGACGGCCAATCGGCTGCGACGGCAGTACGACGAGAGCGAGTACCGGATCATCGTGGTCGACCAGAACGACGACCACGTCTACCAACCCGGGCTGCTCTTCGTCCCCTTCGGACTCGCCCAGCCGCACGCCCTCACCCGCCCCCGCCAGCAGCAACTGCTGGACGGGATCGGCTACCGCAGGGCCGAGATCGACCGGGTCGACCTCGACGCGCGGCAGGTGCACTTCGCCGACGGCACCTCCCTCGGCTACGAGGTGCTGGTGGTCGCCACCGGCGCCACCCTGCTGCCCGAAGAGACCGACGGCCTGACCGGCCCGGGGTGGAAGGAGAAGGTCTTCACCTTCTACGACCTGCCCGGAGCGACCGCCCTGCACCGTGCCCTGGAGGACTTCCACGGCGGCCGCATCGTCGTCAACGTCGCCGACATGCCCATCAAGTGCCCGGTCGCACCCCTGGAGTTCGCCTTCCTCGCCGACGCCTACTTCCGCCGCCGGGGCATCCGCGACCAGGTCCAGCTGACCTACGTCACCCCGCTGGACGCCGCCTTCACCAAGCCCGTCGCCTCCCGCACACTGGGCGGCCTGCTTCAGGACAAGGGCATCGCACTGGTCACGGAATTCACCACCGGCACCGTCGACGGCGCGAGTGGCCGACTCATCTCCTACGACGACCGCGAGGTACCGTTCGACCTGGCCGTGGTCGTACCCCTGCACGGCGGCGCCGCCTACGTCGGCCGCTCCCCCGGCCTCGGCGACGACCTGGGCTTCGTCCCCGTCGACAAGCACACCCTGCAATCCCCCACCCGGCCCGAAATCTTCGCCATCGGCGACGCCACCGGACTGCCGGTCTCCAAAGCCGGATCCGTCGCCCACTTCCAGGGCGAGACCCTGGTGCACAACATCGGCCGCCACCTCGCCGGCCTGCCACTGGACGCCTCCTACGACGGCCACACCAACTGCTTCATCGAGACCGGCTCCGGCAAGGCCCTGCTCATCGACTTCAACTACGACACCGAACCCCTGCCCGGCCACTACCCCGCCGCCATCGGCCTGCCGCTGCTCAAACAGTCCCGCGCCAACCACCTCGGCAAACTCGCCTTCGAGTGGCTCTACTGGCACAGCCTCCTGCCCGGACGGAACCTCCCCGGCGTCAGCCCGGCCATGCCCGAGCACGGCAAAACCCACACCCACGCCTGAAAAGGACCCGCCATGACCACCACCACATACGACACCACCGCCGTCACGGTCAACGACGACGGCTTCTTCGAGGACCCCGGCCAGTGGACCCCGGCCATGGCCCCGCAGATCGCCAGGGAACAGGGCATCGACGAACTGACCGACCAGCACTGGCAGGTCATCGATTTCATGCGGGCCCAATACGCCGAGAAGGGCACCGGCCCCACCGTCCGCGTCCTGGGCAAGGCCTCCGGCGTGACCATCAAGGAGCTCTACCAGCTCTTCCCCAAGGGCCCTGCCAAGATCGCCGCGAAGATCGCCGGAATCCCCAAGCCCCGCGGCTGCATCTGACCCCCGCCCCCTCACCCCGACCGAAAGGACGGTCCCGCCATGCCCGGAACCGGCACCAGCACGATCGAGAAAGTCTCACTGGGAACACATCAAGCTCGCCACCGTCGGCAACCCCGGCCTGCACCTGCCCACCCTCCTCGGCGCCCTCCCCGGAGCCCCCGAGGCCATGACGCGCTACATGGCAGGCAAGATGGCCAAGCTCGACATCCCGCCCATCCCCGAGTTCATCGAGATGATCGCCGACACCGGCGCCGGCATCTACGCCTGCAAGGCCTCCGTCGACCTCTTCGAACTGACCAAGAACGACCTCATCGACCAGGTCCAGGGCATCATCACCGTCGGCGAGTTCTACGAACACGCAGCCGGCAGCCAGATCATCTACACATGAACAGCCCCGACCCTGAGCACCGCGGCGGCCAGCGCGGCGCCGACCGCCGTCCCGATCAGGTGCAGGCCCGGCAGGAACAGGCCCACGATCCCGGAGACCGGGACGATGGATCCCGCGACCAGCCGCACCTGGCGTTCCAGGTCCCAGCGTGCCGACACGCGGTTGACCCGGCCGCAGGCGCTCTCCCAGGCGATCATGCCGCCATCGACGATGCGCAGGTCGGGCAGTCCGGCATCGGCGAGTGCCTGTTCGGCCTGGACGGCGCGGGCACGGAGCGGCAGATCAGGACGACGTCCTCATCCAGGTGGTGCAGCAGTTCCTGGCGATGTTCCCGCAGTGTGCGGTGGTCACCGGGGCTCCTTGTTCACCGGCCGGTCGCCGGGCGTTTCGCGATACGGAGTGGGGTATGCGCCGGGGCAGGCCGGCGGACCTGTGGATTGTGACGGGCCGTGATGACGAAGGCGGCGAACACCCAGGAGGGAATGTAGGTGACGCGGGTGCAGGTGGTGTCCCTCCCGGCTGTCGCTTGTGGGAGACCGCAGCGGATGAGTGAGGGGCAGGGTACGTCGATGCGGCCTCCCGCCGAACGAGCTGGTGTCTGCCCCGGCGGGCGTGTCCCGATGCCGTACGCGTGAAAGGTGGCGCACGCTGCTGGCATGTCCGAGGACGAGGCGCAGCTCACCCCTCCCGAGTCACTGCTGCGGGTGATCGACAACCTCTCGCGGTTCCATCGAGAGCATGAGGAGTACTACTCACAGGCGCCTTTGCGGCAGGCGGGCGAGCTCCAGGCGCGATCCCGGACGCTGAAGTCACTGGCCGACCGGTGGAGCGCGGTCGATGTCGGTGAGCAGGCGTCGGCGATTGCGTTCGCCTGCGCGGAGGACCTGAATGCTCCAGGGCTCGTAGCGGAGTCGGGGATCCTGTTCATGGAAGGGGAGGACGAGCCCGCCGAACTCCGGAGGCTCAAGCGTGAAGTCGGACTGTTTGCCGATGACAGCGAGCAGGGCGGTGCCTGGCTGGCCCAGGCGATGGAGCAGGCCTGGGAGATCGCGGGAAGCCTGGCTGTCTATCCGGCGCTTGCTGACCTGCTGGGGGAACGACACCGGATCATCGCCAATGACTGGCAGTCGGCGGGCATGCAGGCTCTGATCGCCCGGCTGCTGCGCCGCGCCCTTGACCTGCTCAACCGGGTCGATTTCTCTCCCGCGGCGCTTCGGGCCGACCTGCGGGGCGAGCGGAATGCCCCTGCCTACCTCTATTCGGCTTCCGAACTGATCGACCGGGCTGCCGACCTGATGGCGGAGTCAGCAATGCTTGTCCATGAGAACGAGAGGCGCTGGCGCATGTTCCGTGCCCGGGTTCGCCAGTTGCAATCCGAGTAGGCCAGCGGCCACCGGAGTGATCCCACGGCACGAGATGATCTTCATGCGGGGGTGGGATCACGGCTTCGGAGCCGTCCGTCGGTCGCGGAGTCGGTCCGCACGTCGGGGTGGTTGCCCGAGCTGTTGGTCGGGCGGCGACATGTGCTGACCGTACTCCTGGTGCCCACGGTGCCTGGATACCCGGCTACGCGGCCGGGTGGCCTGGGGAGGTGGTCCGAGTGGCCCATGCGTTCCGCGGAGGAGGGGACCAGGCTGGGGGGTGCGGCCGGGCGGGCATGTCGCCAACGTCGGCGTCGCCTCCGCGGTGCCGTCGTCACCACCGCAGGAAGGGATACGCCCATGAAGGTATCCGAATTCATGAACTCGCCGGCTGTCACGGTGCCCGCGGACAGCTCTGCCCGGCAGGCCGCTCTGCGCATGGAGGAGAGCGCGGTCGGCTCCCTGCTCGTCGAGAGCGGCGGCCGGCTGAGGGGTGTTCTCACCGACCGGGATCTGGTGGTCCGCTGCCTCGCCGGGGGCGCCGATCCCGACACCCCGGTGTCGGAACTGATGTCCGCGCCCGCCGCCACTCTTGACGTCACCGACGACGTCGCGGCCGCCTACCGCGCGTTCCGGCGGTCCGGGGTCCGGAGGCTGCCCGTTCTGGACGGTCACCGCATCGCGGGCGTACTGGCTGTGGACGACTTGTTCCTGGACGTGTTCCAGCACCTCGCGGACCTCCTCGGGCCGGTCGCCTGGTCGGTCCTGCGGGATCCGCCCGAGCCGCTCCTGGCCTCGCCGGAGCAAGGCTGACGGCGGAACCCCGCCAGCCCAGGACTTCCGTGTTCAGTGCGGCAGCCACGGTCCGGAGTCGCTGTCGTGCCTCCCCAGCAGGCGCATGAGGTCGTGCGGGGTGACGATGCTGGTCAGGCGGCCGTCCTCCATGGCCAGGATGCGCAGCCCGGCCTGCGTGCGCACCCGGTCGAGGACGTCGTTGAGGTACTCGTCGGGTGCGGCGGTCGTGCACTGCGCGAGCGGTGTGGCCAGGTCGCGTACGCGGACCGTGGTACGGCGGTCGGCGGGCAGCAGGGCGATGTGCCGCATCGTGACGATGCCGCTGGGCCGGCCGTCGACGTCGACAAGGGGCACGGCCGAGTGGTGGGCGCGCGTCGCGTGGTCCTGGACGAAGCGGTCCACGGTCAGCCAGTCCGGCGCGGAGAAGACGGGGCTGGACATCGCGTCGGCCACCCGCACTCCCCGCAGAGCGACGCGGAGCACGGCGCGCTGTCTTTCGGCGCCGGCGGCCAGCGCGACGAACAGGCCGACGGCCGCCAGCCACAGCCCGCCGGCCGATCCGCGCAGGGCCGCGAACCAGCCGACAGTGACCAGCAGCAGCCCGAGCACCTGCCCGGCCCGGTCGGCCGCGAACTCGGCCCGGTCGCGCCCGCCGGCCTGTGGCGGGCCGAGCTGCGCTGGTGGACGCGGCTGGAGCAGGACGGACTGGAACTGCTGCGTGACGCCGGCCTGCACTCCTCACCTGTCGTGGGCGCTGTCGCCGTGCTCTCGGCCGACGCGTGGCGGGTCCGGGCCGCCCTGGAGCTCGCCGCACGCGGCTCAGCTCGGCGGCGACGCCGAGCGTGTCCTCGCCGCCGATCACGACGAGCGCGTCGATACCGCGGGCGGTGAGGGTGTCCCGCAACCGGCCTCCCCGTCCTCCTTCTTGAGTGGGTTGGTACGGGAGGAGCCCAGGATGGTGCCTGCCCGGGGAAGGATTCCCCGTACGGCAGGGATGTCCAGCGGGACAGCCCTGTTCTCGATCGCGCCGAGCCAGCCGTCGCGCAAGCCGATGAACTCGTACCCATACTCCTGGACCCCCTTGCGCACCACGCTACGGATCACCGCATTGAGCCCGGGGCAGTCACCACCGCCGGTCAGCACACCCACCCTCATGGCTTCTCCTACCTACCCGCCCACGGCGACCGCCGCACGCCCCCTGTCCCAAGCCTCCACCCATCCGATCGGCAGTGCCCACCCAACCGTGTCGTCCAGCGCGCACTGCCCGTCAGGCCACGGCTTCACGGTCGCCACTGGCGACTCCCGCACGCTCGGTCTCCGACCGCGTGAGCTGCCCGCAGGGGCCGGTCGGTCCCGGCCAGGGGCCTGCGGCCCCTCCCCTGGCGCCCGGCCGGGCGGGAGAATGGAATCGGGATCCCATGGGCCCCGCCGCATGTGGTGTTCGGTGCGGCACGCGTTCTCGATCAGCCCTGGGTGCCGCGGGGGGGCCGTCTTGGCCCAGCCCCGGCTGCCGCGCCGGAGCGGGAGTGGGAGAAGAAGTGAGGAAGTGAGCACCATGCGAGTGGTGATCGTTTACGAAAGCCTGTTCGGCAATACGCGGGAGGTCGCCGAGGCCGTACGCGACGGTGTCCGGCGAGCCCGGCCCGACGCAGATGTCGACTGCCTGCGCGTGTCCGAAGCAGGCCCCGAGCAGATCGGCACCGCCGACCTCCTCGTCGTCGGCGGCCCGACGCACATGCGGGGCATGACCACCCGCATGTCCCGGAAGATGGGGCTCAAGACCGAGGAGAATGAACGCACGGAAGACCCCGCTGCCGGTCATGAGCCCGACCAGGGCGCGGAAGGGCCG is part of the Streptomyces sp. NBC_01262 genome and harbors:
- a CDS encoding DsrE/DsrF/DrsH-like family protein — its product is MTRYMAGKMAKLDIPPIPEFIEMIADTGAGIYACKASVDLFELTKNDLIDQVQGIITVGEFYEHAAGSQIIYT
- a CDS encoding glycosyl hydrolase family 95 catalytic domain-containing protein codes for the protein MPVHSIHDTQPADRWEDAFLSGNGEYGIMVFGHPHQERIVHNHHRYVLPNESLGMRPPAVADRLEHVRDLVLAGERERAQREFSDGRALAWTQSFHPGHVLHVDTAAEAQAVEGYRRVTDFATGEVRVTWSDGEREWARRAFVSRTDAVAVVEITGPRLDLAIRLSGDLPGRPPEVTFTTSARSASDDEASLAVVGAYPPGPGAAGFAGVTRAVITGGRVTAEGDVVSVEAATRVLLLTRMDRSAPLPDIDVLGAALAELPADYDELLARHSPVHGELYARAELDLSMADSDRGLPVGELIARADPKGLDGALVEAMFHSGRYLLLSSSGVLPPRLTGLWLGEWGAAWSGDYTTDANINLQMAGAVLTGMPELIAPYAALIGGQIEDWRTNARTIYGARGVLAPSRTDGEHGLLFHLDDDWPWTMWLAGADWLLFPLYEYWQATGDDDFLARTLAPWLVEAAVFFEDFLTREDDDGHLVIVPSYSPEVGPKNERGAAGVNATMDIAAARHALTTAADACTHLGIEQAATVRWRVLAERLPPYRVDDHGALAEWAWPGLETADDHRHISHLYPVWPLHAITPDDTPELAAAAREALLRRGDENISAHGSLHRALCAARLKDSETTRTNVLKILGRNMVFRSLMTSHNPDLDIYNADAAHCLPAVVVEMLLDSRPGVVELLPARPPEWRSGSLRGIATRAGVSVDELTWDVTAGFARVVLTSPIERDVTLVCRGTADRRQTVHLLPHSPTTVTVTLA
- a CDS encoding OsmC family protein, which encodes MDVSYVAGEAYTACVRGHRLLVDQPAAETGGDDTAPTPTELFAASLATCVAFYAGRYLDRHGHRPPRPGLLLPAQLCGHGHQLPVGVGQTAGAVPDHPGDRR
- a CDS encoding TusE/DsrC/DsvC family sulfur relay protein; the encoded protein is MTTTTYDTTAVTVNDDGFFEDPGQWTPAMAPQIAREQGIDELTDQHWQVIDFMRAQYAEKGTGPTVRVLGKASGVTIKELYQLFPKGPAKIAAKIAGIPKPRGCI
- a CDS encoding CBS domain-containing protein; this translates as MQAGVTQQFQSVLLQPRPPAQLGPPQAGGRDRAEFAADRAGQVLGLLLVTVGWFAALRGSAGGLWLAAVGLFVALAAGAERQRAVLRVALRGVRVADAMSSPVFSAPDWLTVDRFVQDHATRAHHSAVPLVDVDGRPSGIVTMRHIALLPADRRTTVRVRDLATPLAQCTTAAPDEYLNDVLDRVRTQAGLRILAMEDGRLTSIVTPHDLMRLLGRHDSDSGPWLPH
- a CDS encoding CBS domain-containing protein, translating into MKVSEFMNSPAVTVPADSSARQAALRMEESAVGSLLVESGGRLRGVLTDRDLVVRCLAGGADPDTPVSELMSAPAATLDVTDDVAAAYRAFRRSGVRRLPVLDGHRIAGVLAVDDLFLDVFQHLADLLGPVAWSVLRDPPEPLLASPEQG
- the sqr gene encoding type III sulfide quinone reductase, selenoprotein subtype; translated protein: MDTRIVIMGSGTAGTLTANRLRRQYDESEYRIIVVDQNDDHVYQPGLLFVPFGLAQPHALTRPRQQQLLDGIGYRRAEIDRVDLDARQVHFADGTSLGYEVLVVATGATLLPEETDGLTGPGWKEKVFTFYDLPGATALHRALEDFHGGRIVVNVADMPIKCPVAPLEFAFLADAYFRRRGIRDQVQLTYVTPLDAAFTKPVASRTLGGLLQDKGIALVTEFTTGTVDGASGRLISYDDREVPFDLAVVVPLHGGAAYVGRSPGLGDDLGFVPVDKHTLQSPTRPEIFAIGDATGLPVSKAGSVAHFQGETLVHNIGRHLAGLPLDASYDGHTNCFIETGSGKALLIDFNYDTEPLPGHYPAAIGLPLLKQSRANHLGKLAFEWLYWHSLLPGRNLPGVSPAMPEHGKTHTHA
- a CDS encoding flavodoxin family protein, which codes for MRVVIVYESLFGNTREVAEAVRDGVRRARPDADVDCLRVSEAGPEQIGTADLLVVGGPTHMRGMTTRMSRKMGLKTEENERTEDPAAGHEPDQGAEGPGIRDWFHDIPRDVHGAHAAAFDTRADFRLAGGAAPAIARRLRGHGYDVVTEPEGFIVEDSDGPLRQGEATRAAEWGAGMLDAVGS